The genomic window CCAGtcctagtttcaaaaccaaatcaatgaAATCAGAGTTCCAAACCAagtttaaaaatcaatttaagctttaaaactttttcaacacgAACGACGATAGTCTATACTATGAAGATAAGTTAAGATCTGGTCATCAGCTTCATAATTACCTCAACCCTGTTGTTGTGATCCATCCGCCCCACGTGTTCCTCAGTGTGGACAATCTCTAACCAAATGTCCCGGTGAGCCACACTTGTAACATAGTTTCTTATCCAACTGGCATGGCCTATTCGGATGGTAGTTCCCACACTCCTGACATTTCATATCAGAGGAGTAAGATATTGATCGCTTCCTTTCACCATATTTCTTGAAGTTTTGTCCCCTTGGTCCAAGGTAACCATCGCATTCTCTACTAGTGTTTCCTCCATGAGTGTCCCTTGACGAGGCTACCATCTTTGTGGATTCTTCAACCACTCTTGCCTTGTTCACCAGATCGGAGAAAATGCgaatctccataggagccacagcagtcatgATGTCGTCCTTTAAGCCCCTTTGATACGTGATACACTTCCAACTTTCATAGGTCTCCGGGGCACCCTGACACACCCTAGAGAACCTACAAAGCTCGTCAAATCTGTTGGTGTAGTCTGCCACAGACAAGGAACCTTGCTTCAGTTGCATAAGTTCCTTCTCCTTCGCCTCCCTTGCAGACTCagaaaagtacttcttgtagaaggccgTTTGAAATACATCCCAAGGAACATCGGCGTTCTGAAGCTGTAGCAAGCGGCACTTTGCTTGCCACCAATGCTGGGCCTCTTCCCAAAGCTGATAAGCAGCAAACTCTACGTATTGGTCGCTTGGAACATGCTGTGCTTGCAGTGCACGCTCCATAGCTTGGAACCAGTTATCCGCTTCCGTGGGATTGGTCGATCCTCTGAAAGTCGGTGGGTGAACTTTCAGAAACGTATCTAGGGTCATTGGAGCACCTTTTAAGTCATCACCATTTCCGTCTCCATTCCCTAccggttggcctaacctctgcgCTGCTTGTAAAGTCGCAGCAGCATTCGCCTCCATGGTGTTCGCAAGATTCACCATTGccgccatgaactcggcatggttatTGGCCGGTTGCTTGTTTCTACTCTCTCTTTGTTAACGTGTACGACCTCGTCTGCGAGTAgacattagggttcctgtctacaccaaacaatcgatatcaaggtgatcagtctcaatatcaaaagcctagt from Arachis ipaensis cultivar K30076 chromosome B09, Araip1.1, whole genome shotgun sequence includes these protein-coding regions:
- the LOC110266825 gene encoding uncharacterized protein LOC110266825 encodes the protein MAAMVNLANTMEANAAATLQAAQRLGQPVGNGDGNGDDLKGAPMTLDTFLKVHPPTFRGSTNPTEADNWFQAMERALQAQHVPSDQYVEFAAYQLWEEAQHWWQAKCRLLQLQNADVPWDVFQTAFYKKYFSESAREAKEKELMQLKQGSLSVADYTNRFDELCRFSRVCQGAPETYESWKCITYQRGLKDDIMTAVAPMEIRIFSDLVNKARVVEESTKMVASSRDTHGGNTSRECDGYLGPRGQNFKKYGERKRSISYSSDMKCQECGNYHPNRPCQLDKKLCYKCGSPGHLVRDCPH